A region from the Ptychodera flava strain L36383 chromosome 10, AS_Pfla_20210202, whole genome shotgun sequence genome encodes:
- the LOC139142046 gene encoding dentin sialophosphoprotein-like: MANVTAYDQGEYHCSMKVKWSLPSDLIVLVPPEQDYPNCSLSGASSQLIEGENVTLFCQSRGGKPRPELSWMTLPVQVAYTPSTAGSRDSDTITAEITLSRNYNGVSFVCIAASPALPNARNCSVGPLDVKYRPTVVVSPLSVTVSPGGGALFTCAVDANPLPRPDQVDWIVDAGKQETGNITVRIVNGTVSEIFIASIERELNNSKVTCNVTNSVGTDSAHGIVIVKATNGTSDEEPPDETTVYKVIGTIIAISTAAVIVCCVVCVAIVQLLRKCAGSKKFYFQRPTEGESGLICNYDGFKFYDFANSQNVTEESRRQAIQMDGLENMTSANSTTIVAPSTVVDTHQYESVEDAVSTNKVSEEKQTESTRDEICRARVDENESGPHDSTGSKSEEEITISDATDTEIQSEAPQCDVVNEARTTALLNGANGIGDAAPCGDMDTQKLSEPPYYVLVPESSDEESESEEQVAELDVNSTASSEPPTSPESHHYYTIDDAITGNMAPERQRGEMTGELERPSLHYAYAYVDGRENSLSRMEDGLTVEPLNLASFDRPPVLGADDTDVAPRRKAFVNPYETVDITAKPPAPDLEDDELCNSATNNTHGDEPPSDVSLYDNIVGDSSNRNMKSSVSHGDHEYDLAEHGNLETGNTNSSKTNSLETSADESRDIDMNSQSPDSEESEDSDDVELTMDLDSMANDRSERAENIYSTDGDARSL, from the coding sequence ATGGCAAATGTAACAGCGTATGATCAAGGAGAATACCATTGCTCCATGAAAGTTAAATGGTCTCTTCCTTCTGACCTGATAGTGTTGGTGCCACCAGAACAAGATTACCCTAACTGTTCATTATCTGGTGCTAGTTCACAGTTAATAGAAGGGGAAAATGTCACCTTATTTTGTCAAAGCCGAGGTGGAAAACCAAGGCCTGAGCTGTCATGGATGACGCTACCAGTGCAGGTCGCATATACACCGTCTACCGCGGGGTCAAGGGACTCTGATACAATCACTGCCGAAATAACTCTTTCAAGAAACTACAATGGAGTGTCCTTTGTTTGTATCGCGGCAAGCCCTGCCCTTCCCAACGCTCGTAACTGCAGCGTCGGTCCTCTAGACGTTAAATACCGGCCGACGGTGGTCGTGAGCCCATTAAGCGTCACCGTGAGTCCGGGTGGCGGGGCACTGTTCACGTGTGCCGTTGACGCAAATCCGCTACCGCGGCCCGATCAGGTAGACTGGATCGTTGATGCAGGAAAGCAAGAAACGGGAAACATTACTGTAAGAATTGTAAATGGAACGgtttctgaaatatttatagCGTCCATAGAACGCGAACTGAACAACTCGAAAGTGACTTGCAATGTGACTAACTCGGTCGGGACAGACTCTGCCCACGGCATTGTCATTGTGAAGGCTACGAACGGCACGAGTGACGAAGAACCACCGGATGAGACCACAGTGTACAAGGTCATTGGGACAATCATCGCTATAAGCACGGCTGCAGTCATCGTTTGCTGCGTTGTGTGTGTGGCCATCGTGCAGCTACTGAGGAAGTGTGCGGGGagcaagaaattttactttcaacGACCCACCGAGGGGGAGTCCGGTCTGATCTGTAACTACGACGGtttcaaattttacgatttcgcAAACTCGCAAAACGTCACCGAAGAGTCCCGAAGACAGGCTATTCAAATGGACGGATTGGAGAATATGACTTCTGCCAACAGCACTACTATCGTAGCACCGTCGACGGTGGTAGACACTCACCAATATGAGTCTGTAGAGGACGCAGTTTCAACGAACAAGGTTTCGGAAGAAAAGCAAACGGAGAGCACCCGTGATGAAATTTGCCGAGCCAGGGTGGATGAAAATGAAAGTGGTCCACACGATAGTACTGGGTCAAAGTCGGAAGAAGAAATAACGATTTCGGATGCAACTGACACGGAAATACAGAGCGAGGCGCCACAGTGTGATGTCGTAAATGAAGCTAGAACCACGGCCTTACTAAACGGCGCAAACGGTATTGGAGATGCCGCACCGTGTGGAGACATGGACACTCAGAAACTTTCGGAACCCCCGTACTATGTGCTTGTTCCGGAGAGCTCGGACGAAGAGAGCGAATCTGAGGAACAGGTGGCAGAGTTGGACGTAAACAGCACAGCCTCAAGTGAGCCGCCAACTTCACCAGAATCTCATCACTACTACACTATCGACGACGCCATAACAGGGAATATGGCACCTGAAAGACAAAGAGGAGAAATGACTGGTGAACTTGAGAGACCAAGCCTGCATTACGCATATGCTTACGTTGATGGACGGGAAAACAGCCTCAGTCGGATGGAGGATGGTTTGACTGTTGAGCCGCTAAACTTAGCTTCATTCGATCGACCACCTGTGCTCGGTGCTGATGACACAGACGTTGCTCCTAGACGAAAGGCCTTCGTCAATCCCTACGAAACCGTAGATATAACGGCAAAACCACCGGCTCCTGACCTGGAAGATGACGAATTGTGCAACAGCGCCACCAACAACACGCACGGTGACGAGCCGCCTAGTGACGTCAGTTTGTATGATAACATCGTCGGAGATTCGAGTAATCGCAACATGAAAAGTTCCGTATCTCATGGTGATCACGAATACGACCTTGCAGAGCACGGAAATCTTGAAACAGGGAACACCAATTCTTCAAAAACGAACTCTCTCGAAACTTCAGCAGATGAGTCACGTGATATCGATATGAACTCCCAATCGCCTGACTCAGAAGAGTCAGAAGATAGCGACGATGTGGAACTGACGATGGATCTTGATTCCATGGCGAACGACCGAAGTGAGAGGGCGGAAAACATATATTCCACTGATGGCGATGCTCGATCTTTGTGA